Proteins encoded within one genomic window of Halalkalibacillus sediminis:
- a CDS encoding divergent PAP2 family protein, with protein sequence MKRMNRGILTAISAIGIAQALKIVTHKRVSGEWDVKQIATTGGMPSSHSAGVSALTAYMAANKGTRHTETALATVFGVIVMYDAQGIRRHTGEIAKLVNELEDEFANLSGEFPSFEFVEKEKELKELLGHQPAEVLSGAVLGIGLGLLSAKLENK encoded by the coding sequence ATGAAGCGAATGAACAGAGGAATTTTGACAGCTATTTCTGCGATAGGAATTGCTCAAGCACTTAAGATAGTTACTCATAAAAGGGTGTCCGGTGAATGGGACGTGAAGCAAATAGCCACAACAGGTGGTATGCCAAGCTCTCACTCAGCAGGGGTTTCCGCACTGACTGCCTATATGGCGGCCAATAAAGGAACACGCCACACTGAAACAGCACTTGCAACGGTATTTGGTGTCATTGTTATGTATGATGCTCAGGGAATCCGCCGTCATACAGGTGAAATTGCTAAACTGGTCAACGAATTGGAAGATGAATTCGCGAATCTTTCAGGAGAATTCCCGAGTTTTGAATTCGTTGAAAAAGAAAAGGAACTGAAAGAACTTCTTGGGCACCAACCTGCAGAGGTTCTAAGTGGCGCAGTTTTAGGGATTGGCTTAGGATTGTTATCTGCTAAATTAGAGAATAAGTAA
- a CDS encoding DUF2087 domain-containing protein: MSKEGMFWNSTVEELSQGYIYDDQNETYICLVCDEPFECGVIYRRGDVLLEAKKAVQYHIEDDHDSMFDSLLSMDKKYTGLSDHQKELLHYFKRGLADKEIVKELDSGSPSTIRNHRFKFREKEKQAKVFLAIMNLLKSDEKENKNSLVGIHKGAKMVDERYTITVEEKEKVLSTYFDEGVEGPLSTFPSKEKRKIIVLQQILKSFKSNEVYSEKEVNEVLKSKFNDFATLRRYMIEYGFMDRSKDCTKYWVKN; encoded by the coding sequence ATGTCTAAGGAAGGTATGTTTTGGAACTCAACAGTCGAAGAACTTTCCCAAGGGTATATTTATGACGACCAGAACGAAACATACATATGCCTCGTTTGTGACGAACCTTTTGAATGCGGAGTCATTTACCGTCGAGGCGATGTACTTTTAGAAGCGAAAAAAGCGGTTCAATATCACATTGAAGACGATCACGACTCCATGTTCGATTCTCTGTTGAGTATGGATAAAAAGTATACCGGATTATCTGATCACCAAAAAGAACTTCTTCATTATTTCAAAAGGGGTTTGGCTGATAAGGAAATCGTCAAAGAGTTGGACAGCGGAAGCCCCTCTACGATCAGAAATCATCGTTTTAAATTCAGAGAAAAAGAAAAGCAAGCGAAGGTATTCCTCGCAATCATGAACCTTTTAAAAAGTGATGAAAAGGAAAACAAAAATAGTTTGGTTGGAATCCATAAGGGGGCAAAAATGGTGGATGAACGATATACAATTACAGTAGAAGAAAAAGAGAAAGTATTATCTACCTATTTTGATGAGGGTGTTGAAGGTCCACTATCAACATTTCCAAGTAAAGAAAAACGTAAAATCATTGTGCTTCAGCAAATACTAAAATCTTTTAAATCGAATGAAGTCTATTCTGAGAAAGAAGTGAATGAAGTCCTAAAATCAAAATTCAACGACTTCGCGACATTAAGAAGATAT
- a CDS encoding DUF421 domain-containing protein: MDLNILWKVVVIVIGGILILRLAGRKSISQLTVAQTVIMIAVGSLIIQPVSENNVWVSMLITLLMIVTLIIVEYIVLKFDVAESFIYGKSVLVVDNGQLVEKNLKQLRLTVDMLEVRLRQHNVHRISDLQWATIESNGQLGYSLKPEKQNATKEDIQLLMSALKGNQPLNKNQSNLSDDIFVEVKNKNHSRKPPERLN; the protein is encoded by the coding sequence ATGGATCTGAATATACTTTGGAAGGTAGTAGTCATTGTAATCGGAGGTATCTTGATCCTTAGGCTTGCTGGCAGAAAATCAATATCACAGTTAACAGTAGCTCAAACCGTGATAATGATTGCAGTAGGATCCTTAATTATTCAACCGGTGAGCGAAAATAATGTATGGGTCTCCATGCTTATTACACTTTTGATGATCGTTACTCTTATAATCGTAGAATATATCGTCTTAAAATTCGATGTTGCTGAATCATTTATTTATGGAAAGTCCGTTCTAGTTGTAGATAACGGGCAACTTGTTGAGAAGAATTTAAAACAGTTAAGACTAACTGTAGATATGTTGGAAGTTAGACTCAGACAACATAACGTCCACCGAATCAGTGATCTGCAATGGGCCACAATAGAATCAAATGGACAGCTCGGCTACTCCTTAAAGCCTGAGAAACAAAATGCTACTAAAGAAGATATCCAGCTACTTATGTCTGCACTTAAGGGTAATCAACCATTAAATAAAAACCAATCTAACCTTTCAGATGATATCTTTGTTGAAGTAAAAAATAAAAATCACTCGCGAAAGCCTCCTGAAAGGTTGAATTAA
- a CDS encoding helix-turn-helix transcriptional regulator: MLRNRVRELRARYGFSQTELANRVGVTRQTIGFIEKGDFSPSIALSLRMAKELQVRVDELFWLEGDSDE; the protein is encoded by the coding sequence ATGCTCCGAAATAGAGTAAGGGAGTTACGGGCTAGGTATGGCTTTTCACAAACAGAACTAGCTAATCGCGTAGGTGTAACGAGACAAACGATTGGTTTCATTGAAAAAGGTGACTTTTCGCCATCTATTGCTTTGTCTTTGAGAATGGCAAAGGAACTGCAGGTGCGAGTGGATGAGCTTTTTTGGCTAGAGGGGGATTCGGATGAATAA
- a CDS encoding sensor histidine kinase, whose translation MKTNNKKIPIQRYLTSRYLVTLFIGLIVVALISAWWIRSQTLENRLSMLEFMAEETASQLTGEDEQRIPPNSELRQFLDERGRFMNMDSDPALYIVNARGSILFSNFPAGQTNRQLSRSLLTNNDDRQLIETDSEEVYVVKKPVQVESTVLGWVVFVESKANLAQVNQEYRQLSIMLISLALIGAAVIYFLSRKISRPIKDVAGAAEQVKEGNYDIDLPENIKAEEIDELVRSFKEMSQKLKQLESLRTELLAGVTHELKTPVTSINGMIQALNDGVVEGEEAKEFLRISLNETEKMKRMVEDLLAFNSFAANAIPVEHRYHEVNDLIKECVREWEISNDEPGLDIQMFLLGQPTDVRVDDMRVQQILTNLLTNAKQAIKGEGKISLNLTEEKETIEVQVTDNGQGIPEEEQPFIFERFYRGENKKYQIGGLGLGLPFSKMISNVLGGDLKLKGSSSEGTTFQLTLPKD comes from the coding sequence ATGAAGACAAACAATAAAAAGATTCCTATACAGCGTTATTTAACCTCACGATATTTAGTTACTCTTTTCATCGGGCTGATTGTAGTTGCTCTTATATCAGCTTGGTGGATCAGGTCTCAAACGTTAGAGAACCGACTAAGTATGTTGGAGTTCATGGCGGAGGAAACAGCTTCGCAATTGACAGGAGAAGATGAACAACGTATTCCGCCGAATTCCGAGCTTCGTCAATTTTTAGACGAACGTGGTAGGTTCATGAATATGGACAGTGATCCGGCTCTTTACATTGTTAATGCGAGGGGATCCATATTATTCAGTAATTTTCCAGCGGGGCAAACTAATCGTCAGCTTTCTCGTTCTCTTTTGACGAATAACGATGATCGACAATTAATCGAAACAGATTCTGAGGAAGTCTATGTTGTGAAAAAGCCAGTCCAAGTTGAATCTACTGTCTTGGGGTGGGTCGTGTTTGTTGAATCGAAGGCGAACTTAGCGCAAGTCAATCAAGAGTATCGTCAACTGTCGATTATGCTGATCAGCTTAGCCTTGATCGGAGCTGCAGTCATTTATTTTCTTTCAAGAAAAATTTCAAGGCCGATTAAAGATGTGGCAGGAGCTGCTGAACAGGTCAAAGAAGGCAATTATGACATCGATCTCCCTGAAAATATCAAAGCAGAAGAAATTGATGAATTGGTGAGATCTTTTAAAGAGATGTCCCAAAAGTTAAAGCAGCTTGAATCCTTGCGTACTGAATTATTAGCAGGCGTCACGCATGAATTGAAAACACCCGTAACTTCGATTAATGGTATGATTCAGGCACTCAATGATGGAGTAGTCGAGGGAGAAGAGGCGAAAGAGTTTCTGCGTATCTCGTTGAATGAAACTGAAAAGATGAAAAGGATGGTAGAAGACCTTCTTGCTTTCAATTCGTTTGCGGCGAATGCGATACCAGTTGAACATAGGTACCATGAAGTGAACGACCTCATAAAAGAATGCGTACGCGAATGGGAAATTTCAAATGATGAACCTGGTTTAGACATACAAATGTTCTTGTTGGGTCAACCTACTGATGTAAGGGTTGATGACATGAGAGTCCAACAGATTCTGACCAATTTACTGACCAACGCCAAACAAGCGATAAAAGGTGAAGGTAAGATTTCTTTAAACTTAACTGAAGAAAAAGAGACCATAGAAGTACAGGTGACAGATAATGGACAGGGCATACCAGAAGAGGAGCAACCCTTTATCTTTGAACGTTTTTATCGCGGTGAAAACAAGAAGTACCAAATAGGTGGACTCGGTCTTGGTTTACCGTTCAGTAAAATGATTTCGAATGTTTTAGGCGGCGACCTTAAGCTGAAGGGTAGTTCTTCAGAGGGTACGACCTTCCAACTAACCTTACCGAAAGATTAA
- a CDS encoding alpha/beta fold hydrolase: protein MSGTKITKETIVVSNVEIYCEHVLNGKPPIFLIHGFLSSTYTFNKVIPLLAENFSVVAIDLPGFGRSEKADSFHYSFTSFAQLVVGCMEYFGIEKATLVGHSMGGQVALNVARMTPERVNKLVLLCSSGYMKRANKLLVYSTYFPFFNLFAYRYVNRKGVRETLKNVLYDHSLITDEMISEFKRPLSEKPFYKSLIRLVRHREGDLSSAELSSINTPALLIWGEEDRVVPVNVGRKLVKDLPNAKLITYKEAGHLITEERPQEVYSQILSFV, encoded by the coding sequence ATGAGTGGGACCAAGATAACAAAGGAAACTATCGTTGTTTCAAATGTAGAGATATATTGTGAACATGTTTTAAATGGAAAACCCCCGATATTTTTAATTCACGGGTTTCTATCTTCAACTTACACATTCAACAAGGTAATCCCCCTTTTAGCTGAAAACTTTTCTGTCGTGGCTATTGATTTACCGGGTTTTGGAAGAAGTGAAAAGGCAGATTCTTTTCATTATTCGTTTACTAGTTTTGCTCAACTAGTTGTGGGTTGTATGGAGTATTTTGGGATAGAAAAAGCCACTCTTGTTGGTCACTCAATGGGAGGTCAAGTAGCTCTGAACGTTGCTAGAATGACTCCTGAAAGAGTAAATAAGCTCGTCTTATTATGTAGTTCAGGTTATATGAAAAGAGCGAATAAATTACTTGTTTACAGTACGTATTTTCCATTCTTTAACTTGTTCGCTTACCGATACGTTAATCGAAAAGGGGTTAGAGAAACATTAAAAAATGTATTGTATGATCATTCGTTGATTACAGATGAAATGATATCCGAATTTAAGAGACCTTTGTCAGAAAAGCCTTTTTATAAATCTCTTATAAGGTTAGTGAGGCATCGAGAAGGTGATCTTTCGTCCGCCGAACTCAGCTCAATCAATACGCCAGCGCTATTAATATGGGGAGAAGAGGACAGGGTTGTGCCTGTAAATGTGGGACGTAAATTAGTAAAGGATTTACCAAACGCAAAATTAATTACTTATAAAGAAGCTGGACATTTAATTACTGAAGAAAGACCCCAAGAGGTTTATTCACAAATTCTTTCTTTTGTTTAA
- a CDS encoding iron chaperone has translation MEVFKDYLAGIDPQHRAEMEEVLGWVMKEYPNLEPVVKWNQPMFTDHGTFIIAFSVAKKHMSVAPERKVILRFSDEIVAAGFDHSKELVRFPWNRPFDYSLLQKMIEFNIEDKADYTNFWRK, from the coding sequence ATGGAAGTTTTTAAAGATTACTTAGCAGGTATCGATCCTCAACATAGAGCGGAGATGGAAGAAGTGTTAGGTTGGGTAATGAAGGAATACCCGAATTTAGAGCCAGTTGTTAAATGGAATCAACCTATGTTTACTGATCATGGAACTTTTATTATTGCTTTTAGTGTGGCCAAGAAACATATGTCTGTTGCACCCGAAAGAAAAGTGATTCTACGCTTTTCAGATGAAATTGTTGCTGCTGGGTTTGACCACAGCAAGGAGCTCGTACGTTTTCCATGGAATCGCCCATTCGATTATTCATTACTTCAGAAGATGATAGAGTTTAACATTGAGGACAAGGCAGACTATACAAATTTCTGGAGAAAATAA
- a CDS encoding response regulator transcription factor — protein sequence MQKILIVEDEYSISQVLKAYLQKANFKTEQVFDGSEVIDTFESFNPDLVLLDVMLPNKSGWDLLKEIRTDYETPVIMLTALGDVNYRLEGLNDGADDYIAKPFNGEEVVARVNAVLRRSENKVQSVKQFGQLEVDYQGHRVFLNGKELDLTPRDLSLLLFLTAHPNQTFTREQLIDRVWGWEYEGSDRAVDLSIKRIRKTLQGWPGEEGEIRTLRGLGYQFSVYEDKQ from the coding sequence ATGCAGAAAATATTGATTGTAGAAGATGAATATTCGATCAGTCAGGTGTTAAAGGCATATCTTCAAAAAGCGAATTTCAAAACGGAACAGGTTTTCGACGGTTCTGAAGTTATTGATACCTTCGAATCGTTCAACCCGGATCTTGTGCTGTTGGACGTTATGCTTCCCAATAAGAGCGGATGGGATCTTTTAAAAGAAATTCGTACAGATTATGAAACGCCAGTCATCATGTTGACCGCACTCGGCGATGTGAATTATCGACTGGAGGGTTTGAATGATGGAGCGGATGATTATATAGCTAAACCGTTCAACGGTGAAGAAGTTGTCGCAAGAGTGAATGCAGTTCTAAGACGATCTGAAAACAAAGTTCAATCGGTGAAACAGTTTGGGCAATTAGAGGTTGATTATCAAGGACACCGGGTCTTTTTGAATGGAAAAGAGCTTGATTTGACCCCAAGGGATTTATCGTTGTTATTATTCTTGACTGCTCATCCGAACCAGACGTTTACAAGGGAGCAGTTAATCGACCGAGTGTGGGGCTGGGAGTATGAAGGCAGTGATCGAGCGGTAGATTTGTCGATAAAAAGAATCAGAAAAACTCTTCAAGGTTGGCCAGGCGAAGAAGGAGAAATCAGAACACTAAGAGGATTGGGGTATCAGTTCAGTGTTTATGAAGACAAACAATAA
- a CDS encoding S1C family serine protease, producing the protein MKNTIKMLSASIIGGVISVGILMPWMDGENQTSTNEQVSGDEIQENIQEINEDGLPDVVEEASKSVVGVTNIQEGKQGFSQNSGENSKKAGTGSGVIFNKTDERTQIITNHHVIEGASEIEVTLHNGDKVKAELVGSDALTDTAVLSISSEHDVKAIEMGDSDELRPGEKVLAIGNPLGLDLAGTVTEGIVSAVDRTIPVNTSAGQWDLDVIQTDAAISPGNSGGALINTEGELIGINSLKMAANNAEGLGFAIPSNDFAQIVEEIIENGHVERPYLGVGLQSLNDIPQFYLERSNVEVEDGLLIANVEEGSAADQAGLEVEDIITEIDGEPVEKLSSLSKYMYNNLEPGDSATLTIVRDNQELQVEVTLQAKDK; encoded by the coding sequence ATGAAAAATACGATAAAAATGTTGTCTGCAAGTATCATTGGTGGAGTTATTTCCGTAGGGATTTTGATGCCATGGATGGATGGTGAAAATCAAACGAGCACAAACGAACAGGTGTCAGGAGATGAAATACAGGAAAATATACAAGAAATTAATGAGGATGGTTTACCTGATGTAGTTGAAGAAGCGTCTAAGTCAGTCGTTGGTGTTACCAACATTCAAGAAGGAAAGCAAGGTTTTTCACAAAACAGTGGTGAAAATTCCAAGAAGGCGGGCACAGGTTCTGGTGTCATTTTCAATAAAACGGATGAAAGAACTCAGATTATAACCAACCATCACGTAATTGAAGGGGCTTCAGAAATTGAGGTAACACTGCATAATGGCGATAAAGTGAAAGCGGAATTAGTCGGTTCTGATGCATTAACAGATACAGCAGTCCTTAGTATAAGTAGTGAGCATGATGTAAAGGCAATTGAAATGGGTGATTCAGATGAGTTGAGACCTGGAGAAAAAGTATTGGCTATCGGTAATCCTCTAGGACTTGATTTGGCTGGCACGGTGACTGAGGGCATAGTAAGTGCTGTCGATCGTACAATCCCTGTAAATACGTCTGCAGGTCAGTGGGATCTTGATGTTATTCAGACGGATGCTGCGATCAGTCCAGGGAACAGTGGTGGAGCACTGATTAATACCGAAGGGGAACTAATCGGGATTAATAGCCTTAAGATGGCAGCAAACAATGCGGAAGGACTCGGTTTCGCTATTCCAAGCAATGATTTCGCACAAATTGTAGAAGAAATTATTGAAAATGGTCATGTGGAAAGACCTTATTTAGGCGTCGGTCTTCAGAGCTTGAACGATATTCCGCAGTTTTATCTTGAAAGAAGCAATGTGGAGGTAGAAGACGGTCTATTGATTGCCAATGTCGAGGAAGGTTCTGCTGCTGATCAGGCTGGATTAGAAGTTGAAGATATCATTACAGAAATTGACGGTGAACCTGTTGAGAAATTGAGTAGCCTTAGCAAGTATATGTATAACAACTTGGAGCCAGGTGACTCTGCGACATTGACGATTGTTAGAGACAATCAAGAACTACAAGTAGAAGTGACGCTTCAAGCTAAGGATAAATAA
- a CDS encoding GNAT family N-acetyltransferase: protein MKFSIEKLSPQDAEQLYQFELENRHFFEKMVPSRGEDYFQWETFQERHSSLLEEQASGESHFYLLKEGDVILGRLNLTIDLETKTGDLGYRVGESFTGKGVAVGALKLLLENVNRKDVERINARTTSNNIASQKVLEKNGFVRMGEGESFEMNGENVTFIHFTWQNI, encoded by the coding sequence ATGAAATTTTCAATTGAAAAATTATCACCACAAGACGCGGAGCAGCTATATCAATTTGAACTCGAGAACCGACACTTTTTTGAAAAAATGGTCCCTTCTAGAGGAGAGGATTATTTTCAATGGGAAACATTCCAGGAAAGGCACTCGTCTTTATTAGAAGAACAGGCATCGGGAGAATCTCATTTTTATTTGTTAAAAGAAGGTGATGTGATTCTAGGCAGGCTAAACCTTACCATTGACCTCGAAACGAAGACTGGAGACCTCGGATATAGGGTGGGTGAATCTTTTACAGGTAAAGGTGTGGCAGTTGGAGCGCTGAAACTATTATTAGAAAATGTAAACCGAAAGGACGTTGAAAGAATAAATGCCAGAACTACTTCCAACAATATCGCTTCGCAAAAAGTCTTAGAGAAGAATGGATTTGTTCGAATGGGAGAAGGAGAAAGCTTTGAAATGAATGGGGAGAATGTTACCTTCATTCATTTTACATGGCAGAATATCTAA